TAACACACCTGAAATGTAGATAGCTCATATTAATGGAACCTCATCACATCACATATTAGTCATAATAAGAACATTTATCAAAAGAAAATTCCAAACCAATTGACAATGGGTACTCTAATAAATTTCTCATGGCATGTTAATGCAGTAATGAGGGGAGATAGCTGGGTTAGCTTAAGCATATGTACTGGCATTAGTCCTAGAACCAGAAGGAAATACTCCCTTTTTTTAATTGTGAGTAGAGACTAGAGATGAATATATAAGAAATGTGCACATGCTTACGTGCTCACTTGAAATAAAAATCATGGATTTACAACATAACAAAATACGCAGAATGGCACTTAGAATTTAACCTTTCAAGATTCAGTAGATAAGTTACATAAAGAGAAAATGATTTGGAATTCATATATCCTTTTGGGATCCAACACAGTAGACTGAGTAAACTCTGACAAGCAGTAAATTTCAATCCAGCTGATTCCACAGGCATATCTGCAGGCAACTTAAATTGTAATGGAGAAATTGGTTTTCCCTCTAATTGCTTATCATAGATAACAGGTTGACTTCCTGAAACAGCCATTGGTAAGCTCCCAACTGTGCTTAGAATCTCTTGCCAATCGGGTGATGAATTTAAGTCAAGATTCCCCAATGAAATCTCACTGAATAATGAGCTGACTGATTTCTTTAACAAACGGCAAAATGTTGATGACAAAAGCCTGTGGACAAACTGTTAAAAGGGACAGCATTAACTTTTGTGCAATAATTTCGACAGAAAATACGAAGTAAAAATAAATGTGCTTCAAGCAACACTAATCTGTGTTCAGTGAGAAATTGCAGAAAATGTGAGTGGGTGTGGtatgagagagagaaaaaaaatgaaagaaaaatcagaatttCGTTTTGATAATTGATCTTACATCATGTTCATAAAGAATAGAATTAGTCAGAAGGTCATATGAGATTTGATGCACATTTATTTTATTCAGAAAGCCAGTTTCATCAATTCTGTAGCTTTCCCCATTTGTGCATCCACTGGATATAAAGGGCAGACAAGTACGGATGACACAGGATAGGAACATTTTTAGCTTCTTCTTGCTTGCATGAAGGGACCAAACATCAACATTTTGACAAACAACCCACCAGATGGAAGTAGGCAACGAGTCCATGTTCACAGAACAAACACTCAAATCCCATTTATGACTTTCATCCATTACTTGGACAGAGGTAGCCAAACAAGTTTCATCATCCGTGGAGCAGACTGACATCTTATCAATACCCAATAATGAGAGGTAACTCGTGAGGAACTCAGCAAGACCCTCTGCCTCCTCCTTCAATGCCAAGAGGCGTCTTGCCCACTTTCTGCTCCTTTTAGAACACTTTGACAAGCTAGCATCATCAAGTGACTCGGCTTGAATGATCCTGGTAATTCTTTGCAGTATATACTCCAAAGACTTTATCTGCCTGTTCAAATCAACAATCCTCTGAAGAGCCATAACATGCAATACATATATCAGAGGGCAGTAATCTAAATTGCTTCCATGAACACAAATGTCAGAGACAGATTGTATAACAACAAGAAGAGAGGCAGAAGGTTGCATGACAGAGGAAAAATATTCTTCATTTATCCATTCAGTTCTCTCTATCAAATCTTTGCCAGAGTATGCAGTGGAGAAATCCAACATATCTGCAGATATCATTCTTGATTTATCTGGAGGCATGAAGGTGGTAGCTTGCCTACATAAGCTTCGGCACGAAATGTACAAGCGAAAAAAGAACACAAAGATCCAGTGGGTGCATGCTCCAAAGTTCGTCAAAATATGCTTGTTTCCACCATCCTCCTTATCAGAAGTTTTTCCTGTCACGAAAAAAAGGAACTTACTAACACTATCTGGTTGTCGTCCAGCCAAAATACTCATGGAGGGAGAGAGTACCACTATCAAATCCCTTACAGATCTACCAAGGAGGCTACTGTTCCCAACAGTGACAGTCAGTGAATCTAGCACTAATGCATACAGTTCAGATAATCCTCCTCCAAAAAGCTCTGTTTGCAAATCAAAAGATAGTACCGCATGTTTTCTAGAATTTGATTCCTGATATTCCTTCCCGTCTGTCACCGAACAATTATTTTTCATCCATTTAATGGACTCTGATAAATCTACAGTCAATTGCCGGACACATTCACTTGCCTGCCCTTCTGGTAAAGACTTGATACCATTACTAACGGCAAGTTTAAACTCGTGTTCACATAACAGCATTCGCACTGATTTAGCATATGCTTCAGAAGGGAAAAGGTTGGTGAAAGACCCAAAAGAACCACAAGTTTTTTCACAATAACCATCATTCTCATGTACCATAATACACCTGATTGCTTTACAAAGTGCAAATATGATACTCTCCACCTACAAACATTCCAAGAAAAACAAGCAAACGTGAAAACAAATTGATGCAAATTTAAAAATTCAACTACCAATTCAGAGAACaacaaaaaacaaattaataacATTGAAActtcaccaaaaaaaaaacaaaaacagtcCCAAACTAAGAAATGAAATGACAAAATTTGAACATCTCGAACCCACAGCCCACATCTTCCAATGCAACAGAAGAATGAAAACAAGGGATTAAAAGAATTACTCGTGCAACCACATAGAATACAACAAATCTTAAAATTGCAAATAAAAAGTTTATTTTATACCCAAAAGCATCAAAGTATTGCAGTAGCTTAACAATGCTACAATTAAACAAGATTCAACTAACCTGACGAAGTTCACTGTAAAGATTAACCAGCTGGCAACCAAGTCCAACTGCCTGGGAAGTTAACAAGCATTGATTTGATACATCCTTAAGAGAATGACCAAGGGCCAGGTAAGAAAGTACCATAACCCATAAGCTGGACAAATCATTCTCAAGAATGTCATATTCAATACCTACAAAGTACTGTATAGCAACAACTAGCTGCTTTGCTAAAGATATTATGATTTCTTGCATTTTTCCATCTGTATCATGTGTTGGCAAAGAATATAGATAGGCCGAAAATGAGAAAATTGTATTGCAAACTTTCTTTAAGAAATTAAGGCAAGCACCTTCAGAGAAATCCTCTGTTTTCATGTATAGTTTTTCCTGAAATAAGGTGGCTaataaatgattaattgatttaacAGTGCAGTGAGCATCCAACAATTGAGGGCCTAATTGCAATTTGCTCTGACAGTAGCCATCCATCTCATGCAAAAGAGGCTCCATAATCTgcacaaaaaaatcaaaaagtgattttcttttctctgcagTCAAATGACTTGATCCATAGCTATTCCCTGAAGGTGCAACATTAATTTGGTTTAATATTTTAGAACTGTGAAAAGATAAATCCTCTGACCCTTCAGTTCTCTCCCCCTTTGAAACTGTTCTTTGCTTTCTTACTCTATCAACAAGCAGGTGAAACAGTTCTGCTAAGCCAATTAATTCAAACTCTTTCTTTGAAGCCACAACCCTTTCTAGTATATCAAAAAAATGTCTATGATAACTTTTAATAACTGTTTTTAAGTCTTTTACTTTTCCATCATTAGATGGTGAATATTTTTCTACACTGTGTAAGCTCAGAAATCCATCAATGTGGACTGAATGAAACAGTCCTTGAGACAAAACCTCCTGAACTACAGTCAACAAGCTTCCCGTCCAAGCAGTATTGCTGTCATTAGAATGAAGATGCAAGAAACCCAACAAGCACAATAGTGGCTCAACAAGTTTGTCTACAAAATCACGAAATCCATTTTTCCGAGCTGGATGAACCCTTAAAAACTTGGCAAATGGCTCGAGGACCAAGCAAGAGAACCTCAGAGCAAAAGTACCAGCATTTCCACTCTCAAGCTTCTCATCAAAAAATTTGGTTACAAGCTTAAGAATTGCACTGACTGTCGAAATCCACAAGTCCAAATTTTCATTTGACAAGCCACCATGAGATAAGAATACAAGAGAAACACAATCCAGGACAACACTATACAATTTAAACTCATCACCAGTAAAAGCAAAATATTTGGAATTCGAAGATGTCTCTGTGAGTAAGAACAATGCATTGCTAGCAATAAAACCAAAGGCTCGCAAAAGGTCCTTCGATAGACTCAACAAAACTCGCAACCTCAAAGattcctccaaacaaaacttgAAAATCACCCAGCATCTATAATCTAAGTATCCCTCAACTAATCCAGACTTAATCCTGATTTTCTTATCAGTAGCAAACAGCAACGACTGAACCCAGTCGTTAAGAAAAACTACAAGTCGGGATACTTTCACTGTTTCATAATCTTCTTCCCCCTCATTTGCTCCTTCTTTTGCTCTCGAATTCACATAATCGAAAGCTAGTTCAATCTTCCTGCCAAACGAACAATTGTTTTGTTTAAGATATAATTTACAAATTACAGTGCGTGCTTAGAGAAGAAGACTGAGATACTAACTTTTGAAGGTCAATTTCCTTGTTGTGTAGCGATAGAATCAGCTGAAGGTTCCTCCATGGAAGTCCTGCTTCAGTGGGATGATCAAATCCTTTCTGCTTTGAGCTTTCACCTCCTTCGACGTCATTCCTTTCCTCTTCCACATCCTGCCTTTCCTCTAGTCCATCATTACGGTGCTTTTTTGGAGTTTCTGGTTTATCATCGAGACTGAGTaagttcctcttcttcttcttgttcgtTGATTTAGCAGATGAGTCTGCCATTATCGAGTCTAATACTTCGTGGTTCTTGATAACTGGTATGATGACCAATTTGACTTTTACCTCTGGGAAATTCAAAAGAAAGGGTTTTGCCGGTGAATGCTAGGGTTTTAGTTTGTTACAAAAAACGGAGGGAAACGGATGTCATGCCGTTTTGGTACTTCAGTTATCAAACCAAACTTGCCCTAAacaaaccaacaaaaaaaataaaaataaaaataaaacatagcTCCACAAAATACTAGGATTTTGCGATTATCTCATTAAGAGTCTGGTTAAACATTATACCTACAGTGGGACTGGTTTAACCGGAAACAAAACCGAAATGCTGACTTTCGGTTTCGTTTTGCAAAGAAACTGGAAATCAGTCTTCCgatttctattttttaattaaaaaacataGAGATCGGAAGTCAGGCTTCCGGTCTCTCAATGAGGGCAGAGTGTGGATAAGACCACACTTTGCCCTTATTCGGAGAATATATTCACTGCTCCCATCAGGAGTAGTGACTACACATTCACGGTAGGGGTGcacatggtcggttaaccagtccattaacaaAAATTATTAACCAGCCCatttaattcggttaaccatatTTCGGTTACCTTATTACTTTGGTCGGTTAACCTATATTTCGGTCGGTTGACCATTTGTAACTTTTCATAGCAAATAtcactttaaaataaatatataattatttaaatattaaataaaaatattgatttcaaatttaattaataaaatcgacaaaacaaataattttaagttattttaatacttttaacttaaaaattcaatacaaatatgtatttttatatattgataattaaatttctacATATATTGATATTAGTTTTATGTGTATCAATACATAATCGGTTTATTTTTCGGTTTCGATTAACCATCggtttttgaaatgaaaaatcATAAACTAATCCATCGGTTACGATTAATctattttcggttcggtttcagTTTTGGAAATCGATTTTTCGATTTTTCGGTTAGTTATGTGCAGCCCTAATTCACGGTTCTTTGAACCATGAATGCATGGGGGAGGGGTTATTTCTGGTTATTAAAACCAGAAATGGATACAAACTTCTCTTTTATTCATTCACCCCCTTCTTCCATTATTCACCCCCCTTCTTCCCTTCACCCccttatttctatttcttttccttATTCTCCCACTTCTTATTTAACTTTCCTTACattattcttttcctattttcttcttccattccctttcttcttcttccatttctccttaaatattttattttctctcttaatCTCTCACAATTCATAACATTAATCTTTCACCCTATTTGAAGAGTTCAAAAAATTAAAGGTATGTTTgaataatgtaatttttttatatgtaattagtATTAATACATTGGTTATTTTCTACATATTTACTTAATAATactatctttatttttttccatggtggtgcataatagaagaaatctactaaagaaaaaaggtatgtaattatttatttatttgatatgtattaaatatgttaatattggagattaaaataattaaatgaaaatactataaatatgttagagaaatgtgaaaaaaattatgttcaatattagatatatatatatatatatatatatatgttataaatatgttaaatgttagaaatatgttagaaatattcttaccaaaaaaaaagaaatatgttaGAAATATGATAAAATGTTAGAATTATGTTAAATATGTTATATGATAGAAATGTATGATTTATGATAAATGTTAAAAATGTTTGAATTATGTTAAATTTTAGAAATGTTTGAAATATCAAACCATATGTTTGATGTTATAAATATTGAGATAACATTTATCTAAATGTTAGAATTATGTTAAATGTTAACATACGATAAAATGTACGAATTATGATAAATGTTAGAAATATTGAAATTTGTTTAAATGCGAATTTTGTTTGTAGAAGTAGGAATTATGAATTAAAATAGATTTTGTATGTAGAATTAGTtattataaactcaaataagaattttgtatataaaattAGTAATCATGAACTACTTTAATAAGAATTTTGTAGGGTAAAAAAcgtttaattaatatataggaTTAAAAATGTAAATTGTTGAAAAACAATAGAGTTTAAAAATGTATATAGAAGTAGTAACTATGAACTAAAATAAGAATTTTGTATATAGAATTATTAATTATGAACTACTTTAATAAGAATTTTGTATATAAAAGTATTAATTATGAACTTAAATAGATTACATATGTGTGTTTGAACAAAGTAAGTTAATGATATTTAGTAGAATTGGTAAGTTTATGAaccaaaatgactaaaatggGCCAACGTTGATTATATATGTTGATTATATAAATGCTTCTAATATGTTCCATACTAGTAATTTTGACAGGagaattattaaataatttttgtaTGTAGGTACTATAAATGGCAggatatattaattatatcgtAAGTTGGGGCGTGAATATGAATTTCAGTGGTTGTGGTTTTGAATTTTACAGTAGTATGAAGTTAACACGAATCGTGTACAAATTTCCTATCTACGGGGACTATTCATTGTCATTTTCTCACCTGATTATATCCAATGACGATGATGTTGACTTCATCTACGATAACTTCAGCAACATACTAACATATCGTATGGTA
The window above is part of the Euphorbia lathyris chromosome 3, ddEupLath1.1, whole genome shotgun sequence genome. Proteins encoded here:
- the LOC136222902 gene encoding uncharacterized protein; translated protein: MADSSAKSTNKKKKRNLLSLDDKPETPKKHRNDGLEERQDVEEERNDVEGGESSKQKGFDHPTEAGLPWRNLQLILSLHNKEIDLQKKIELAFDYVNSRAKEGANEGEEDYETVKVSRLVVFLNDWVQSLLFATDKKIRIKSGLVEGYLDYRCWVIFKFCLEESLRLRVLLSLSKDLLRAFGFIASNALFLLTETSSNSKYFAFTGDEFKLYSVVLDCVSLVFLSHGGLSNENLDLWISTVSAILKLVTKFFDEKLESGNAGTFALRFSCLVLEPFAKFLRVHPARKNGFRDFVDKLVEPLLCLLGFLHLHSNDSNTAWTGSLLTVVQEVLSQGLFHSVHIDGFLSLHSVEKYSPSNDGKVKDLKTVIKSYHRHFFDILERVVASKKEFELIGLAELFHLLVDRVRKQRTVSKGERTEGSEDLSFHSSKILNQINVAPSGNSYGSSHLTAEKRKSLFDFFVQIMEPLLHEMDGYCQSKLQLGPQLLDAHCTVKSINHLLATLFQEKLYMKTEDFSEGACLNFLKKVCNTIFSFSAYLYSLPTHDTDGKMQEIIISLAKQLVVAIQYFVGIEYDILENDLSSLWVMVLSYLALGHSLKDVSNQCLLTSQAVGLGCQLVNLYSELRQVESIIFALCKAIRCIMVHENDGYCEKTCGSFGSFTNLFPSEAYAKSVRMLLCEHEFKLAVSNGIKSLPEGQASECVRQLTVDLSESIKWMKNNCSVTDGKEYQESNSRKHAVLSFDLQTELFGGGLSELYALVLDSLTVTVGNSSLLGRSVRDLIVVLSPSMSILAGRQPDSVSKFLFFVTGKTSDKEDGGNKHILTNFGACTHWIFVFFFRLYISCRSLCRQATTFMPPDKSRMISADMLDFSTAYSGKDLIERTEWINEEYFSSVMQPSASLLVVIQSVSDICVHGSNLDYCPLIYVLHVMALQRIVDLNRQIKSLEYILQRITRIIQAESLDDASLSKCSKRSRKWARRLLALKEEAEGLAEFLTSYLSLLGIDKMSVCSTDDETCLATSVQVMDESHKWDLSVCSVNMDSLPTSIWWVVCQNVDVWSLHASKKKLKMFLSCVIRTCLPFISSGCTNGESYRIDETGFLNKINVHQISYDLLTNSILYEHDFVHRLLSSTFCRLLKKSVSSLFSEISLGNLDLNSSPDWQEILSTVGSLPMAVSGSQPVIYDKQLEGKPISPLQFKLPADMPVESAGLKFTACQSLLSLLCWIPKGYMNSKSFSLYVTYLLNLERCVISSLLECRDALSLNCQYQLLRLLVSCRRTLKGIIKGFGEEKTRTFQSSIIPVLSEDLHAVMWLFKSVNIVVVLQEVLAKDGADGVSERICSLMDHTSHVFLTLSKHYFNSAYEHYASNESDSGLDSFENSKGWKNVLLVAESLKDQTKGILIFMKDALSNEKEGNRVNIVNMELLSSIISCFSGFLWGLASALNYINTTDTDKMELFSLIFKPGSKIQFCIDVFAEFISFVLNTLFAEDDHRSSGSFDAQKDSRGLSGSEQLQSVATVLSNPDTYQCNLLSNCLLQSLLKGDNPQAGILIRRLLIASSALLRLNLQTNRTTSMSSLVPLCFDICQVLLFKLANMSEVPKPLSFLWFDGVLSYLQELWCHFPSDIDSESSRNVYTSLIEMHLNALGMCISLQGKGATLSSYETDSRSKILCSEEGSFSHLPFFLDEFKARLRMSIKALFRKSSHFHMQSAVHVIKSALVGVNDGCAIIYNLNTGSPNGGKVSPRVAAGVDCFDLLVEYVSGGRKLDVSENIQGLMSALLNIVIHLQSPLIYYSVITGTIPKVPDPGAVILMSVEVLTRISGKHALLRMNSWHVAQTLRIPAVLFQDFCKVRESETFFSVDNQDSDIVVGQHALVDKQFLTALFGACCRLLSTTLRHHKSESEQCIALLQESVRVLLHCLETADSDLISRKQYFQIGVQEGVRCACSLRRIYEELRQHKEDFSQHCFKFLSDYILVYSGYGPLKNGVRREIDEALKPGVYALIDSCTADDLQHLHSVYGEGPCRNTLAALQHDYKLNFQYEGKV